One genomic segment of Protaetiibacter intestinalis includes these proteins:
- a CDS encoding thioredoxin family protein, which translates to MDPLVALGVVGALVALATVLGVAWRRGQGRIRRTSTADAVVIDGVELASEATLVQFSSEYCTPCRATARVLDELAATREGVAHVELDVAERPELAARFDILQTPTTLVLDRTGRIRARIGGAVRREALLAELDRLTVAA; encoded by the coding sequence ATGGATCCGCTCGTCGCCCTCGGCGTCGTCGGCGCGCTCGTGGCGCTCGCGACGGTGCTCGGCGTCGCGTGGCGACGCGGTCAGGGCCGCATCCGGCGCACGTCCACCGCCGACGCCGTCGTCATCGACGGCGTCGAACTCGCGTCGGAGGCCACCCTCGTGCAGTTCTCGAGCGAGTACTGCACCCCCTGCCGTGCCACCGCCCGCGTGCTCGACGAGCTCGCCGCCACGCGCGAGGGCGTCGCGCACGTGGAGTTGGACGTGGCCGAGCGTCCCGAGCTCGCGGCCCGTTTCGACATCCTGCAGACCCCGACCACGCTCGTGCTCGACCGCACCGGCCGCATCCGCGCCCGGATCGGCGGCGCCGTGCGACGCGAGGCGCTGCTCGCCGAGCTCGACCGCCTGACCGTCGCCGCCTGA
- the dapB gene encoding 4-hydroxy-tetrahydrodipicolinate reductase → MAYAVAVVGATGRMGTLAIRLIEQADDLEVHAALGSADPIDAIEGADLVLDLTLPAVSPGIVDAAIARGIPVLVGTSGWTAERLARVRSRLGDDPQQGVIVIPNFSLGSVLATRLATIAAPWFDSIEIIEAHHAGKSDSPSGTAIRTAELIAEARAEQGPVAAPHADQRARGQQVASVPVHSLRMDGVLAEQQVIFGGTGETLRVSHQTVSDASYEAGILLALRALPATRGLVVGLDTLLGLDRA, encoded by the coding sequence ATGGCATACGCGGTCGCCGTCGTCGGCGCGACGGGCAGGATGGGCACCCTCGCGATCCGGCTCATCGAGCAGGCGGACGACCTCGAGGTGCACGCGGCGCTCGGCTCGGCCGACCCGATCGACGCGATCGAGGGCGCCGACCTCGTGCTCGACCTGACCCTGCCCGCGGTCTCTCCCGGCATCGTCGACGCGGCGATCGCCCGCGGAATCCCCGTGCTCGTCGGCACCTCCGGCTGGACCGCCGAACGCCTCGCCCGGGTGCGCAGCCGCCTCGGCGACGACCCGCAGCAGGGCGTCATCGTCATCCCCAACTTCTCGCTCGGCTCGGTGCTCGCCACCCGCCTCGCGACGATCGCCGCGCCCTGGTTCGACTCGATCGAGATCATCGAGGCGCACCACGCGGGCAAGTCCGACTCGCCGTCCGGCACCGCCATCCGCACCGCCGAGCTCATCGCCGAGGCACGCGCCGAGCAGGGGCCCGTCGCGGCACCGCACGCCGACCAGCGCGCCCGCGGGCAGCAGGTCGCGAGCGTTCCCGTGCACAGCCTCCGCATGGACGGTGTGCTCGCCGAGCAGCAGGTGATCTTCGGCGGCACGGGGGAGACGCTCCGGGTGAGCCACCAGACCGTGTCGGATGCCTCCTACGAGGCGGGCATCCTGCTGGCGTTGCGGGCGCTCCCCGCGACGCGCGGGCTCGTCGTGGGGCTCGACACCCTGCTCGGGCTCGACCGCGCATGA
- a CDS encoding GNAT family N-acetyltransferase, whose translation MDPAFRVASVDDPDAHELLTEYFTMRVHGFDPEAGGYRVVFPTAATFTEPAGVFLVVDDAGSPVGCGGIRMLDPERAEVKHLFLRDAVRGRGWGRLLLAELERRAVLLGASTAVLDTNDSLEAAGSLYRTSGYREVPPYNDNPNATLWFEKPLG comes from the coding sequence GTGGACCCCGCCTTCCGCGTCGCCTCCGTCGACGACCCCGACGCGCACGAGCTGCTCACCGAGTACTTCACGATGCGCGTTCACGGCTTCGACCCCGAGGCCGGCGGCTACCGCGTCGTGTTCCCGACTGCGGCGACGTTCACCGAGCCTGCCGGCGTGTTCCTCGTCGTCGACGACGCGGGCTCCCCGGTCGGCTGCGGCGGCATCCGGATGCTCGACCCGGAGCGCGCGGAGGTCAAGCACCTGTTCCTGCGCGACGCCGTGCGCGGGCGCGGCTGGGGGCGCCTGCTGCTCGCCGAGCTCGAACGCCGGGCCGTGCTGCTCGGCGCCTCGACCGCGGTGCTCGACACCAACGACTCCCTCGAGGCGGCCGGGTCGCTCTACCGCACGAGCGGGTACCGCGAGGTGCCGCCGTACAACGACAACCCGAACGCGACCCTCTGGTTCGAGAAGCCGCTCGGCTGA
- a CDS encoding aldo/keto reductase: MEMRSVQPVTAPAPLVPTTLETAAIVGRLTPPRRAISGTGLRVFPLAVSARWFGSTISDTASGEILDAYRALGGNIVDTADSYADGRSEELIGDWMRRRGNRDEMVVATKVGKSTAHPGLSAAAITAAVHASLRRLGTDRVELLYLHLDDESVPFEETLLAVDELIRSGEVRTFGMSDHTGNRLVAARIACALLGVAPMTALQNQYSLMRREFEGDLAQVAAQQGLAVMPRFPLADGFLTGAYRTRADVAASPMRDYLGAHLGRRGRRVLAALERVAAQQDAPLAAIALAWLLTKPGVVAPVVAVGSADQLFDVMTAPDIRLTRHQLAELERASA; encoded by the coding sequence ATGGAGATGCGATCGGTGCAGCCGGTCACGGCGCCCGCCCCGCTCGTGCCCACCACCCTTGAGACCGCCGCGATCGTCGGGCGGCTGACGCCCCCGCGGCGCGCCATCTCCGGGACCGGGCTGCGGGTCTTCCCGCTCGCCGTGAGCGCCCGCTGGTTCGGCTCCACCATCTCCGACACCGCGTCCGGCGAGATCCTCGACGCCTACCGCGCCCTCGGCGGCAACATCGTCGACACGGCCGACTCCTACGCCGACGGCCGCAGCGAGGAGCTCATCGGCGACTGGATGCGCAGGCGCGGCAACCGCGACGAGATGGTCGTCGCGACGAAGGTCGGCAAGTCCACCGCGCACCCGGGGCTGTCCGCCGCCGCCATCACCGCGGCGGTGCATGCGAGCCTGCGCCGCCTCGGCACCGACCGGGTCGAGCTGCTCTACCTGCACCTCGACGACGAGTCGGTGCCCTTCGAGGAGACCCTGCTCGCGGTCGACGAGCTCATCCGCTCGGGCGAGGTGCGCACCTTCGGCATGTCGGATCACACCGGCAACCGGCTCGTCGCGGCGCGGATCGCGTGCGCCCTGCTCGGGGTCGCACCCATGACGGCACTGCAGAACCAGTACAGCCTCATGCGGCGCGAGTTCGAGGGCGACCTCGCACAGGTGGCCGCCCAGCAGGGACTCGCCGTCATGCCGCGCTTCCCGCTCGCCGACGGCTTCCTCACCGGCGCCTACCGCACCAGGGCCGACGTCGCCGCGAGTCCGATGCGCGACTACCTCGGCGCACACCTCGGCAGGCGGGGGCGTCGCGTGCTCGCGGCGCTCGAACGCGTCGCCGCGCAGCAGGACGCCCCGCTCGCCGCGATCGCGCTCGCCTGGCTGCTCACCAAGCCGGGCGTGGTCGCGCCGGTCGTCGCGGTGGGTTCCGCCGATCAGCTCTTCGACGTCATGACGGCGCCCGACATCCGGCTCACCCGGCACCAGCTGGCCGAACTCGAGCGCGCGAGCGCCTAG
- a CDS encoding histidine phosphatase family protein: MSRFLYLVRHGEQQDAEYGLPDGPLSPRGVRQADAIAERLAGVPFTGAWTSPLQRAQETARIMTERMPSIEPEPSALLMDCIPSGPTPDLPHAWEHFFGSVTPEEIEAGEAQMADAASEWLAPTREDRHDLLITHNFVIGWFVREVFGAASWRWLGVNQANCGLTVIRVRSAKPPVLVTHNDLGHLPPELRTGLTTEQPY; encoded by the coding sequence ATGTCGCGCTTCCTCTACCTCGTGCGCCACGGCGAACAGCAGGATGCCGAGTACGGCCTGCCCGACGGCCCGCTCTCCCCGCGCGGTGTGCGCCAGGCCGACGCGATCGCCGAACGGCTCGCGGGGGTGCCCTTCACGGGCGCCTGGACCTCGCCCCTTCAGCGCGCCCAGGAGACCGCGCGCATCATGACCGAGCGGATGCCGTCGATCGAGCCCGAGCCGTCCGCGCTGCTCATGGACTGCATCCCCTCCGGCCCGACGCCCGACCTCCCGCACGCCTGGGAGCACTTCTTCGGCTCCGTCACCCCCGAGGAGATCGAGGCGGGCGAGGCGCAGATGGCGGATGCCGCATCCGAGTGGCTCGCGCCGACGCGGGAGGACCGGCACGATCTGCTCATCACCCACAACTTCGTCATCGGCTGGTTCGTGCGCGAGGTGTTCGGGGCCGCGAGCTGGCGTTGGCTGGGGGTCAACCAGGCCAACTGCGGCCTCACCGTCATCCGGGTGCGGTCGGCGAAGCCGCCCGTGCTCGTGACCCACAACGACCTGGGCCACCTGCCGCCGGAGCTGCGCACCGGCCTCACGACCGAGCAGCCCTACTGA
- the thyX gene encoding FAD-dependent thymidylate synthase — protein sequence MTVELVRASAHDSDVLFAARVSTQGEKTLDAAASGAEATDRDRGLINYLMRDRHGSPFEHNSMTFYVQAPIFVFREFMRHRIASYNEESGRYRELRPVFYVPGPERRLVQVGKPGAYEFVEGTAEQTELAVAESKAAATFAYEAYQRMLAAGIAREVARGVLPVSTYSSMYVTMNARSLMNFLSLRTKHPESHFPSFPQREIELVAEQMEAFWAELMPLTHAAFQAGGRVAP from the coding sequence ATGACGGTCGAGCTCGTGCGGGCGAGTGCCCACGACTCCGACGTGCTGTTCGCGGCCCGCGTCTCGACGCAGGGCGAGAAGACGCTCGACGCCGCCGCATCCGGGGCCGAGGCGACCGACCGCGACCGCGGCCTCATCAACTACCTCATGCGCGACCGGCACGGTTCGCCCTTCGAGCACAACTCGATGACCTTCTACGTGCAGGCGCCGATCTTCGTGTTCCGCGAGTTCATGCGGCACCGCATCGCCTCCTACAACGAGGAGTCGGGCCGCTACCGCGAGCTGCGCCCCGTGTTCTACGTGCCGGGCCCGGAGCGACGCCTCGTGCAGGTGGGCAAGCCCGGCGCCTACGAGTTCGTCGAGGGCACCGCCGAGCAGACCGAGCTCGCGGTGGCCGAGTCGAAGGCGGCGGCGACGTTCGCCTACGAGGCCTACCAGCGGATGCTGGCGGCCGGCATCGCCCGCGAGGTCGCCCGCGGCGTGCTGCCCGTGTCGACCTACTCCTCGATGTACGTGACGATGAACGCCCGTTCGCTCATGAACTTCCTCTCGCTGCGCACCAAGCACCCCGAGTCGCACTTCCCCTCGTTCCCGCAGCGCGAGATCGAGCTCGTGGCGGAGCAGATGGAGGCCTTCTGGGCCGAACTCATGCCGCTCACCCACGCCGCCTTCCAGGCCGGCGGCCGCGTCGCCCCCTGA
- a CDS encoding OsmC family protein translates to MAVTSEATTLWFGDLLSGSGTTSLDSSDAAEFPVTWAARSEGELGRTNPEELLGAAHSACYSMAFSNALAQAGHAPESLQVTAAVTFQAGEGITGSHLLVSAKVPGISEADFERLAEDAKQNCPVSKALAGIPITLEASLA, encoded by the coding sequence ATGGCAGTCACGAGCGAAGCGACCACCCTCTGGTTCGGCGACCTGTTGAGCGGTTCGGGGACCACCTCCCTCGACTCGAGCGACGCCGCCGAGTTCCCCGTCACCTGGGCGGCCCGCTCGGAGGGCGAGCTGGGGCGCACCAACCCCGAGGAGCTGCTCGGCGCCGCCCACTCGGCCTGCTACTCGATGGCGTTCTCGAACGCCCTCGCCCAGGCGGGCCACGCGCCCGAGAGCCTGCAGGTGACCGCGGCCGTGACGTTCCAGGCCGGGGAGGGCATCACCGGCAGCCACCTGCTCGTGAGCGCCAAGGTGCCCGGCATCTCGGAGGCGGACTTCGAGCGGCTCGCCGAGGACGCGAAGCAGAACTGCCCCGTGTCGAAGGCGCTCGCCGGCATCCCGATCACCCTCGAGGCGAGCCTCGCCTGA
- a CDS encoding polyribonucleotide nucleotidyltransferase encodes MEGPEIKFAEAVLDNGKYGTRTIRFETGRLAQQAQGAVAAYLDEDTMLLSATSVSKQPRDGFDFFPLTVDVEERSYAAGKIPGSFFRREGRPSTEAILVCRLIDRPLRPSFADGIRNEVQVVITVLSIAPDEFYDALAINAASASTQISGLPFAGPIAGVRLALMRDGQWVAFPKFSQLTDAVFDLVVAGRVVTKADGSEDVAIMMVEAEATEHSWELIQGGAVKPNEAVVAQGLEAAKPFIAQLVKAQEHLAAQSAKEIKEYPIFVDYSQEAYDAVAALAYDELVGIYQIADKIERQNADDALKERVKLAINEKALAGELGGDVPPQVSAAYKAVTKKIVRGRILTEGVRIDGRGLTDIRALDAEVQVIPRVHGSAIFQRGETQILGVTTLNMLKMEQQIDSLSPITKKRYLHHYNFPPYSTGETGRVGSPKRREIGHGFLAERALVPVLPSREEFPYAIRQVSEALGSNGSTSMGSVCASTLSLLNAGVPLKAPVAGIAMGLVSETVDGETRFAALTDILGAEDALGDMDFKVAGTSEFVTALQLDTKLDGIPSDVLAGALSQAKDARTAILAVINQAIDGPDEMAPTAPRVISVNIPVDKIGELIGPKGKTINAIQDETGAEISIEEDGTVYIGAVDGPSAEAARAQVLAIGNPVNPEVGERFLGTVVKLATFGAFVSLLPGKDGLLHISEVRKLAGGKRVENVEDVLSVGQKIMVEITKMDDRGKLSLAPVVETEEADTDGSAAHSEGPEAPAEG; translated from the coding sequence GTGGAAGGCCCCGAGATCAAGTTCGCCGAAGCCGTTCTGGACAACGGCAAGTACGGCACCCGCACCATCCGTTTCGAGACCGGTCGTCTCGCCCAGCAGGCCCAGGGCGCCGTCGCCGCCTACCTCGACGAGGACACCATGCTGCTGTCCGCGACGAGCGTGTCGAAGCAGCCCCGTGACGGCTTCGACTTCTTCCCGCTGACGGTCGACGTCGAGGAGCGTTCCTACGCCGCCGGCAAGATCCCCGGCTCGTTCTTCCGTCGTGAGGGCCGCCCCTCGACCGAGGCGATCCTCGTCTGCCGTCTCATCGACCGCCCGCTGCGCCCGTCGTTCGCCGACGGCATCCGCAACGAGGTGCAGGTCGTCATCACCGTGCTCTCGATCGCGCCCGACGAGTTCTACGACGCCCTCGCCATCAACGCGGCGAGCGCCTCGACCCAGATCTCCGGTCTGCCGTTCGCGGGCCCCATCGCGGGTGTGCGCCTCGCGCTCATGCGCGACGGCCAGTGGGTCGCCTTCCCGAAGTTCTCGCAGCTGACGGATGCCGTGTTCGACCTCGTCGTCGCCGGTCGCGTCGTGACCAAGGCCGACGGCTCCGAGGACGTCGCGATCATGATGGTCGAGGCGGAGGCCACCGAGCACAGCTGGGAGCTCATCCAGGGCGGTGCCGTGAAGCCCAACGAGGCCGTCGTGGCCCAGGGCCTCGAGGCCGCCAAGCCCTTCATCGCCCAGCTGGTCAAGGCGCAGGAGCACCTCGCGGCGCAGTCGGCCAAGGAGATCAAGGAGTACCCGATCTTCGTCGACTACAGCCAGGAGGCGTACGACGCGGTCGCCGCGCTCGCCTACGACGAGCTCGTCGGCATCTACCAGATCGCCGACAAGATCGAGCGCCAGAACGCGGACGACGCCCTCAAGGAGCGCGTCAAGCTCGCCATCAACGAGAAGGCCCTCGCGGGCGAGCTCGGCGGCGACGTGCCCCCGCAGGTGTCGGCCGCCTACAAGGCCGTCACCAAGAAGATCGTGCGCGGCCGCATCCTCACCGAGGGTGTGCGCATCGACGGTCGCGGCCTGACCGACATCCGCGCGCTCGACGCCGAGGTGCAGGTCATCCCGCGCGTGCACGGTTCGGCCATCTTCCAGCGCGGTGAGACGCAGATCCTGGGCGTCACGACGCTCAACATGCTCAAGATGGAGCAGCAGATCGACTCGCTCTCGCCCATCACGAAGAAGCGCTACCTGCACCACTACAACTTCCCGCCCTACTCGACCGGTGAGACCGGCCGCGTGGGCTCGCCGAAGCGTCGCGAGATCGGGCACGGCTTCCTCGCCGAGCGCGCCCTCGTGCCGGTGCTGCCGAGCCGCGAGGAGTTCCCCTACGCGATCCGCCAGGTGTCCGAGGCCCTCGGCTCCAACGGTTCGACCTCGATGGGCTCCGTCTGCGCCTCGACCCTGTCGCTGCTGAACGCCGGTGTGCCGCTCAAGGCCCCCGTCGCCGGCATCGCGATGGGCCTCGTGTCCGAGACGGTCGACGGCGAGACCCGCTTCGCGGCGCTCACCGACATCCTGGGTGCGGAGGACGCGCTCGGCGACATGGACTTCAAGGTCGCCGGCACCAGCGAGTTCGTGACCGCGCTGCAGCTCGACACCAAGCTCGACGGCATCCCCTCGGATGTGCTCGCGGGCGCGCTGTCGCAGGCCAAGGACGCCCGCACGGCGATCCTCGCGGTCATCAACCAGGCGATCGACGGCCCCGACGAGATGGCCCCGACCGCTCCGCGCGTGATCTCGGTGAACATCCCGGTCGACAAGATCGGCGAGCTCATCGGCCCCAAGGGCAAGACGATCAACGCGATCCAGGACGAGACCGGCGCCGAGATCTCGATCGAGGAGGACGGCACCGTCTACATCGGCGCGGTCGACGGCCCCTCGGCCGAGGCGGCCCGCGCCCAGGTGCTCGCGATCGGCAACCCGGTGAACCCGGAGGTCGGCGAGCGGTTCCTCGGCACGGTCGTGAAGCTCGCGACCTTCGGCGCCTTCGTGTCGCTGCTGCCCGGCAAGGACGGCCTGCTGCACATCTCCGAGGTGCGCAAGCTCGCCGGCGGTAAGCGCGTCGAGAACGTCGAGGACGTGCTCTCGGTCGGCCAGAAGATCATGGTCGAGATCACCAAGATGGACGACCGCGGCAAGCTGTCGCTCGCCCCGGTGGTCGAGACCGAGGAGGCCGACACCGACGGTTCGGCCGCCCACAGCGAGGGCCCGGAGGCGCCCGCCGAGGGCTGA
- a CDS encoding M16 family metallopeptidase, with protein sequence MNGAVQLPLDLPDLSITASGGTLVRRTVLPSGIRILSEQVPGSQSATVGFWVAVGSRDEEPVTYGSTHFLEHLLFKGTTTRSALDIAVAFDSVGGEHNAVTAKEHTCYYAKVRDRDVEMAVRVLADMFASSRLADDDFESERGVILEELAMADDDPGDVAGERFFEAVFGEHPLGRPIGGSPESIGAVSRTAVWDHYRRNYGPRDLVITVAGAVDHDAVVAIASEALTAAGWRLDEEASPVARRDPAPDPIARGAAQVVVGRPLEQVNLYLGGAGLAASDPRRPQLTVLNSVLGGGMSSRLFQEIREKRGYAYSVYSFASSYSDAGLVGLYAGCSPKRAVDVAELMLSEFRRIGAEGITGDELGRARGQLSGASALALEDSDTRMTRLGRSELTLGEFSDLDETLRRIEAVTADEVRELAAELAARPLSLAAVGPVDASTFAGLAGEPVAA encoded by the coding sequence ATGAATGGCGCGGTGCAGCTCCCTCTCGACCTTCCCGATCTGAGCATCACGGCATCCGGCGGCACGCTCGTGCGGCGCACGGTGCTCCCGAGCGGGATCCGCATCCTCTCCGAGCAGGTGCCCGGCTCGCAGAGCGCGACCGTCGGCTTCTGGGTCGCGGTCGGATCGCGCGACGAGGAGCCGGTGACCTACGGCTCCACCCACTTCCTCGAGCACCTGCTGTTCAAGGGCACCACGACCCGCAGCGCGCTCGACATCGCCGTCGCCTTCGACTCCGTCGGCGGTGAGCACAACGCCGTCACGGCGAAGGAGCACACCTGCTACTACGCCAAGGTGCGCGACCGCGACGTCGAGATGGCGGTGCGCGTGCTCGCCGACATGTTCGCCTCCTCGCGGCTCGCCGACGACGACTTCGAGAGCGAGCGGGGCGTCATCCTCGAGGAGCTCGCGATGGCCGACGACGACCCGGGCGACGTCGCGGGGGAGCGCTTCTTCGAGGCGGTGTTCGGCGAGCACCCGCTCGGGCGACCCATCGGCGGCAGCCCCGAGTCGATCGGCGCCGTGAGCCGCACCGCGGTCTGGGACCACTACCGCCGCAACTACGGGCCGCGCGACCTCGTCATCACGGTCGCGGGCGCCGTCGACCATGACGCCGTCGTCGCGATCGCCTCGGAGGCGCTGACCGCGGCCGGCTGGCGACTCGACGAGGAGGCGTCGCCCGTCGCACGCCGCGACCCGGCCCCCGACCCGATCGCCCGCGGCGCCGCGCAGGTGGTGGTCGGGCGCCCGCTCGAGCAGGTCAACCTGTACCTCGGCGGGGCGGGCCTCGCGGCATCCGACCCGCGCCGTCCGCAGCTCACCGTGCTCAACTCGGTGCTCGGCGGCGGCATGAGCTCGCGGCTGTTCCAGGAGATCCGCGAGAAGCGCGGCTACGCCTACTCGGTGTACTCCTTCGCCTCGAGCTACTCGGATGCCGGACTCGTCGGCCTCTACGCCGGCTGCTCGCCCAAGCGCGCCGTCGACGTGGCCGAGCTCATGCTCTCCGAGTTCCGCCGGATCGGGGCCGAGGGCATCACGGGCGACGAGCTCGGCCGGGCCCGCGGCCAGTTGAGCGGCGCCTCCGCCCTCGCCCTCGAGGACTCCGACACCCGGATGACACGCCTCGGCCGCAGCGAGCTCACCCTCGGCGAGTTCTCCGACCTCGACGAGACGCTGCGCCGCATCGAGGCGGTCACCGCGGACGAGGTGCGCGAGCTCGCCGCGGAGCTCGCCGCCCGCCCGCTGTCGCTCGCGGCCGTCGGCCCGGTCGACGCCTCGACGTTCGCCGGGCTCGCCGGCGAGCCGGTGGCGGCGTAG
- a CDS encoding TetR/AcrR family transcriptional regulator encodes MPIDIVKAPKRHTLAPAKQRILETSNRLFYDEGIRAVGIDRLIAASTVTKATFYKHYGSKDRLIVEYVAYRHLLIAEELEELARTTDDPLELLRGIAEVQARYVTAPGFRGCPFLNAAAEYTEPAHPVRRAVQNHREWFHAILETLLRQIGHPLPGDAADDLMLARDGAMSGGYAGDSIAASAALTRMYQRTVEAALPRVAA; translated from the coding sequence TTGCCGATCGACATCGTCAAAGCGCCGAAGCGCCACACCCTCGCGCCTGCCAAGCAGCGCATCCTCGAGACCAGCAACCGCCTGTTCTACGACGAGGGCATCCGCGCGGTCGGCATCGACCGCCTCATCGCCGCGTCCACCGTGACGAAGGCGACGTTCTACAAGCACTACGGCTCCAAGGACCGGCTCATCGTCGAGTACGTCGCCTACCGCCACCTGCTGATCGCCGAGGAGCTCGAGGAGCTCGCGCGCACCACCGACGACCCGCTCGAGCTGCTGCGCGGCATCGCCGAGGTCCAGGCGCGGTACGTGACGGCCCCCGGCTTCCGCGGCTGCCCGTTCCTCAACGCGGCGGCCGAGTACACCGAGCCGGCGCATCCCGTGCGCCGCGCGGTGCAGAACCATCGCGAGTGGTTCCACGCGATCCTCGAGACCCTGCTGCGCCAGATCGGCCACCCGCTGCCGGGCGACGCCGCCGACGACCTCATGCTCGCGCGTGACGGCGCCATGTCGGGCGGCTACGCGGGCGACTCGATCGCCGCGAGCGCGGCCCTCACCCGCATGTACCAGCGCACGGTCGAGGCGGCCCTCCCCCGCGTCGCGGCCTGA
- a CDS encoding AI-2E family transporter, producing MDTTPRLLQAGPFRFGFIAATGVLLALALGFAIASLAQALTLIFLALFISLGLKPIVWRLERLGVSRIVALLIVLAGFLVFVGLLVWLVVPVVVDELGKLVHYLPEGLDQIEDQDWFLSLNDTFGGALTGFVTLLQDTLADPNFWVTVGGGALRVGLGIVNGVFSVIFVVALTLYFVIGHDQMKEALVRLVPATKRPGFRELADQIITSVGKYLSGMVILAIMNAAFTFLLLSIVGVRYAALLAALALPITFIPLVGSVISTIMCTTVALFTSPTAGLITLIALLAYMQLEAYVFTPRIVGKAIQIPGSLVLIGALIGGTLLGLLGALVACPISASLVLIVKKVVMPAQDAK from the coding sequence ATGGATACCACCCCCCGCCTGCTGCAGGCAGGACCGTTCCGCTTCGGCTTCATCGCGGCGACGGGTGTGCTGCTCGCGCTCGCGCTCGGGTTCGCGATCGCCTCGCTCGCGCAGGCGCTCACCCTGATCTTCCTGGCGCTGTTCATCTCGCTCGGGCTCAAGCCCATCGTCTGGCGCCTCGAGCGGCTCGGAGTCTCGCGGATCGTGGCGCTGCTGATCGTGCTCGCCGGGTTCCTGGTCTTCGTGGGACTGCTGGTCTGGCTCGTCGTGCCGGTCGTCGTGGACGAGCTCGGCAAGCTCGTCCACTACCTCCCGGAGGGCCTCGACCAGATCGAGGACCAGGACTGGTTCCTCTCGCTCAACGACACCTTCGGCGGCGCGCTCACCGGCTTCGTCACCCTCCTGCAGGACACGCTCGCCGACCCCAACTTCTGGGTGACGGTCGGCGGCGGGGCGCTGCGGGTGGGACTCGGCATCGTCAACGGGGTGTTCTCGGTGATCTTCGTGGTCGCGCTCACGCTGTACTTCGTCATCGGCCACGACCAGATGAAGGAGGCGCTCGTCCGACTCGTGCCCGCGACGAAGCGCCCCGGCTTCCGCGAGCTCGCCGACCAGATCATCACCTCGGTCGGCAAGTACCTGAGCGGGATGGTGATCCTCGCGATCATGAACGCCGCGTTCACCTTCCTCCTGTTGAGCATCGTCGGGGTGCGCTACGCCGCGCTGCTGGCCGCCCTCGCGCTGCCCATCACCTTCATCCCGCTCGTCGGCTCGGTCATCTCGACCATCATGTGCACCACGGTCGCGCTCTTCACCTCGCCCACCGCGGGCCTCATCACGCTCATCGCCCTGCTCGCCTACATGCAGCTCGAGGCCTACGTGTTCACCCCGCGCATCGTGGGCAAGGCCATCCAGATCCCCGGCTCGCTCGTGCTCATCGGCGCGCTCATCGGCGGCACGCTGCTCGGCCTGCTCGGCGCGCTCGTCGCCTGCCCGATCTCGGCATCCCTCGTGCTCATCGTCAAGAAGGTCGTGATGCCGGCCCAGGACGCGAAGTAG
- a CDS encoding DUF4395 domain-containing protein, translated as MSRPAQIDPRGARFTASVTAVLLLVTVALGLLGGTPAQLADRIVQPAFLLLVALAAIFVWSAAAGVARNPWSLLFRRLIRPRLAPPAELEDAAPPTFAQGVGALVTIVGVVLHLAGVPYGLVAAAAAAFVAAFLNGAFGYCLGCQLYLLLVRAGVIRKTAAA; from the coding sequence GTGTCCCGACCCGCCCAGATCGACCCGCGCGGTGCGCGTTTCACCGCCTCCGTCACCGCCGTGCTGCTGCTCGTCACGGTCGCCCTCGGCCTGCTCGGGGGCACGCCCGCGCAACTCGCGGACCGGATCGTGCAGCCCGCGTTCCTGCTGCTCGTCGCCCTCGCGGCGATCTTCGTGTGGAGCGCCGCCGCCGGGGTGGCGCGGAACCCGTGGTCGCTGCTGTTCCGCCGGCTCATCCGCCCGCGCCTCGCGCCGCCCGCGGAGCTCGAGGATGCCGCCCCGCCGACCTTCGCGCAGGGCGTCGGCGCCCTCGTGACGATCGTCGGCGTCGTGCTGCACCTCGCGGGCGTGCCCTACGGGCTCGTCGCCGCGGCGGCCGCCGCCTTCGTCGCCGCGTTCCTCAACGGCGCCTTCGGCTACTGCCTCGGCTGCCAGCTGTACCTGCTGCTCGTGCGCGCGGGCGTCATCCGCAAGACTGCCGCCGCCTGA